TCCGGTCCTTGCGCAGGACGACATTCTTAAACAGCTTGAATCCATCGCCGTGATCGATCAGAAAATCATGGTGCCCATGCGTGACGGGGTGCGTCTAGCAACCGATGTCTTTCGCCCGCAAACAGAGGGCCGTGTACCTATCATCTTTTCGAGGACGCCGTATAACTTTAACGCTTGGCGAGATGGCGAACTCAAAACGCGCACATACA
The sequence above is drawn from the Candidatus Neomarinimicrobiota bacterium genome and encodes:
- a CDS encoding acylase; translated protein: MVSIMCCALVLPVLAQDDILKQLESIAVIDQKIMVPMRDGVRLATDVFRPQTEGRVPIIFSRTPYNFNAWRDGELKTRTY